In the genome of Olsenella profusa DSM 13989, one region contains:
- a CDS encoding MBL fold metallo-hydrolase, which produces MRKQVTGNVSWVGYVDWELESFHGDDYSIKHGSSQNSYLIEEEKTVLMDTVWAPHRLDFVSNLKSEIDLTKIDCIVANHGECDHAGSLTTLMGEIPDTPIYCTANAVKSIEGQFGKRAWDFHVVKTGDALDIGNGKKLVFVEMTMLHWPDSMATYLTGDNVLFSMDAFGQHLSVEELFADKADQCDLWHEAQKYYANILNPFSRFVGPKLEQIASLNLPIDYIAPAHGGIWRGDDCARIMDAYAQWADAYQEDQVTIAYDTMWQGTGRIAHAMAAEVHRQSPDTVVKVFNISKSDKNEVMTEVLKSKALCVGSPTEGQDMLSSVAGWMAFLRSLKFQGKKAAAFGCYGWSGESVKRLQEALADAGFDVIDESVRALWVPGEDDFAQVPALVQSLLA; this is translated from the coding sequence ATGCGCAAGCAGGTAACGGGAAACGTCAGCTGGGTGGGCTACGTCGACTGGGAGCTCGAGAGCTTTCATGGCGATGACTACTCCATCAAGCACGGCTCGAGCCAGAACTCCTACCTCATCGAGGAGGAGAAGACCGTCCTCATGGACACCGTCTGGGCACCCCACCGCCTTGACTTCGTGAGCAACCTCAAGAGCGAGATCGACCTCACCAAGATCGACTGCATCGTGGCCAACCACGGCGAGTGCGACCATGCCGGCTCACTGACCACGCTCATGGGCGAGATTCCCGACACGCCCATCTACTGCACGGCCAATGCGGTGAAGTCGATCGAGGGACAGTTCGGCAAGCGTGCCTGGGACTTTCACGTGGTCAAGACCGGTGACGCCCTGGACATCGGCAACGGCAAGAAGCTCGTCTTCGTCGAGATGACCATGCTGCACTGGCCCGACTCCATGGCCACGTACCTTACCGGTGACAACGTGCTCTTCTCCATGGACGCGTTCGGCCAGCACCTCTCCGTCGAGGAGCTCTTCGCCGACAAGGCCGACCAGTGCGACCTCTGGCATGAGGCGCAGAAGTACTATGCCAACATCCTGAACCCGTTCTCGCGCTTCGTCGGCCCCAAGCTTGAGCAGATCGCCAGCCTCAACCTGCCCATCGACTACATAGCGCCCGCGCACGGCGGCATCTGGCGCGGAGACGACTGCGCCAGGATCATGGACGCGTATGCCCAGTGGGCCGATGCGTACCAGGAGGATCAGGTCACCATCGCCTACGACACCATGTGGCAGGGCACGGGGCGCATCGCCCATGCCATGGCGGCCGAGGTCCACCGCCAGAGCCCAGACACCGTGGTCAAGGTCTTCAACATCTCCAAGAGCGACAAGAACGAGGTCATGACGGAGGTGCTCAAGTCCAAGGCCCTCTGTGTGGGCTCGCCAACCGAGGGACAGGACATGCTCAGTAGTGTCGCCGGGTGGATGGCCTTCCTGAGATCCCTCAAGTTCCAGGGAAAGAAGGCGGCGGCATTCGGCTGCTACGGCTGGAGCGGCGAGTCGGTCAAGAGGCTCCAGGAGGCGCTCGCGGATGCGGGCTTCGACGTCATAGATGAGAGCGTCCGTGCGCTCTGGGTGCCTGGCGAGGATGACTTCGCCCAGGTGCCGGCCCTTGTTCAGTCCCTGCTGGCATAG